The segment CGCTGCGGCGGCTCTCGATGATTGAGACCCGTTCCCTAGCTCATTTGAATGACAAATAAGTGTGAGtaaagcacacacacagccTCACACGGGCTGGCATAAGGCGCTCGGTGAAAGCACTGCTCTCGGAGAAAGCTGCGAGCAATGAGAGGgaaagtgtttttttctgcGCGTGGTTCCTCGCCGCTTAGATAACTTGGCGGCGACTCGTAGACTCGCGCTTGCTATACTTGGTCGCAGGAAGCATTTCCACTTAGTCCAAGCCTCTCGGCCCTGAAGCGCGCCTCGTGCACATTCTGCATTGTTTTATTGCGCGCGGCTGATGGTCTGCGGCGCCGGCGATGGCAGACGAGGCGTGTGGCAAAACCCTCGAACTCACCCTGACTAACGCAGGCAACCCCTCGTTCGGATTCACCCTGAGTAGGTCCAAGGTCGAGCCGTATCCAAAGGTAGGAAGCAGGAAGTGACTTTTCAAGAATGGCCTTACTCtcgcatgaaaaattattgctggtTTCCTCttacttattaaaatttaccttcTTAGTAGTCATATTGAAATTATAAGGAAGGGGTTgatttttcggtttttgtaatttccttttttattgttatttgttgcgatttgatttttcattacaGGAAATATATCTATTTCGatacaacaaaataatttccttcaatttaggtatgcattaaaatattgaaaattgtaaaaaaaagtGCAAGGGTTTAACTAACCAAATTGATCCAGCAATGGATTTAATTGCGATTTTGACCAATTCTAGGCTTCATTGTGACTTTGTACCCATATAAATTTagcatgttttaaatttctcaaagatCGTGTCCTTACGAAATGTGTTGAAACGTCCTAGTTACACACAATTTGTGTGCATTCAAATAAAGCAGAGacaacaaacaaacattttgtatcaaacaaattttattttgtaattttcaggTTGATGTTGTTGAATCAGGAAGTGCCGCCGACGAAGGCGGTCTTCACCAGGGTGACGTCGTGTTTGAAATAAACGGCTGCAGACTCTTGGGATGCTCCCTGGACTGCGTGTTGAGGATCATTGCCACTTCCACGCACCGACTGCAGCTGACCCTTTGGCGCCCCAAGGAGTACCACCCTGACCTCGACCTGGCAAAGACGTTGCTCAAGGTTGCGCAATTGCTGTCCTGTCCCATCTGCTTACGAGAGGTGGCTCTGCAGCCGCGCCAGTGCAGAAATGGACACGTTATGTGCTCAAGATGTGCAGTGAGGTAAGCCAATCATTATTTGTACTATTACTTTTTCATAGTTGTTAAAATTACTAAAGCCCACAAAAAACTGTGAAACTTGGACTTTTATGTTCAAGGaacatcaaaaattaaaaaggaaagatAATACAAGGAAATATATATGCACCTAACTTTATTCAAAACTGAGATATGAAAATTGCACGGGAATGCCAGGgggaagtaaaatttttaccgCGAAATTTTCAGTTACTCACTCTggtatcattttaaaaataggcaattttttttaattatttaactaacTCTAAGGCAAAGAGAGTATAAAGCACTGGGGATTAGCTATTGTTAACACAACAATTCACAAATATCTATTTTGAACCcttttcaactgaaaaataaaataagctaTTCATTAGAAGGTTGCTCTGAAAAGTTATAGCCGTATTtacatgtttttatttataaatttgcccGAGCATTTTGTGTTGAGGAACTTTGCCTAAAAAATACTTGGTTCCTCCTGTTGAAGTAccttggaaaaatgaaaaaaaattcaaacaattataatCATGACTTGAAGTTTTCACTCAAGGAAGATATTTCTGATGATGAAATAATCGGACTCCTCGTTGACTGACAGTTtaggttttattttactcgtCATGTTCCGGCTCCAATTGGCAATCTTTCATGGCACTCTTTCATGAGAACgcatacatttacatattttatgaataaaaacataagaagtcttaaaatattacaaaaactgctatttaatttccaattaaaatcacGAGCAGAAAAGAGTTGCTTAAACTAACGTAGgtcaatttataaatagaataaataaaacaaaaaaaactttgttatatttttgttgtgttctggatgtggatgtatggggcacagttgccctgctgatccgtaataaaccaaattttgaatttaaataggtgaattgcaaaaatgtctGTGAGGAAAACAGCTGCtttcttttgattattgaATTGGCGTgcattttgacaaataaaacatttattaacaACATTAGTTGTACAGTTTATTGCTCTtgcgtttaaaatttcttttcacacAGGAAAATTGCAACCACACGTTTTatctttgcaaaaatatttaccacaGTAAAGCATATCAGCTAActggattattttttgaagtaaACAAACGTATTCTAGTTCACGGCTTCTTTTTATCTAAccgcaaaaaaatgaacaataaaGAAAACTTCCACacgatttaaataataattaatgttttggTGCTCATGAACAGAACATTGAATGGAATATCGAATTGCAGGTCGCCGAAAGGTTGTTGCCCGATGTGCAGGGTGTTTCTAGGCCGACCAGCGAACAACAGGTTAGCCCTCCCTGGGGCAAGGTGCCTCTTGGCTGAAAAAATGGTGGCTGTGATGCGTACAGATGGCGACGGAATCAATCACAAGGCTGATGCAAACAATGACGAGAATAAAGATAGAGAAAACTCCCTCAGGTATatataaaacgaaaaaaaatgccacaaaCTGCTTGGAAATCCTCCTCTTTTGCGCAATTTGCTTGAATGCATTGAACTTGTAAGGTGAATTGGAGGTCAATTTGTTGTTTCACTCTCGGCTTGGCTTTTCCGACGGATAAaatgtttctatttttcaacAGAAGAGACGCGGCAAAGCGCAAGAGCCACCACTCGGACGTGAACTCGGGCAAGTCTGCAGGAAAACTGCATTTGGTCACCAGACTGGTGCGTGCGCTGCGTTGAGTTGAACGACGCGCCGCGACAGCATCCAGCCGGTGCACAGCACACGCGCTATTTtgtaatgataataataataatatgttcCATGCCTCACTCTCCACACTTTACGTTTAATGCATACAAACTGAGCACACGACTGCAATATTTAGTATTATATGGCTCTAGTGTGGCGTACAAAACACCAACAACTGTAGTTACACACTCGCGTTGGGACATGCATCATTTCGCAATTTTCCACCATACTATATTGCCTCTTTCACGTGCCATTGCCGAGCTTTTGTTGttctgttttatatttttttcctggcGATATAGTCACTTGGTTTTCTACTCTTCAATTTGCACTGAATATATGATATGGTTTACtactggaataaaaataagtttgttTAGAGCTGGAGCTTTGTTATTTATCCTCACCACTGGGAAACACGTGCTTTTTTCCGTGTGCGTTCAGTCACGTAGCTTTGAATCAAATATAGCTTAACCAAAATTAGGCAAGCCCTTTCGGGCCTGTTTACGCACGAGGTGATTACAGCCAGAATGGGGTCTATATTGACACGATAGCTAGTGGCTTTCGCAGTTGTATCGATTGTTGCCAAGGAAAGCAAGTGTAATTACCGTAATTTGATTATCTTTTCTCGCAAGTCTGCAGGAGATATCTTTTTAACAAAGTTATTTCTGTTTTCAAAAGATAACACCTTATCATCCCCTAAATTACGAAAAGGCTAATGCCACAAAAACTCAATcgtaaaattcttttgaaataaaaagatcgTTTATATTCTAAGTTTTGAATTCTGATTCAGTACGGCGAgagattatttaataattttaaaatattttgcttgctCTGTTGCCATTTcttataatattaattgtattttgtaCTTGGACGGCAGGAATAAACAAAAGttaatacaaaattgtatagtcaattataattaaaaagtgtcataatataatataattaaaaaagctcatTTGACCTactttta is part of the Cloeon dipterum chromosome 1, ieCloDipt1.1, whole genome shotgun sequence genome and harbors:
- the LOC135948089 gene encoding uncharacterized protein LOC135948089; this translates as MADEACGKTLELTLTNAGNPSFGFTLSRSKVEPYPKVDVVESGSAADEGGLHQGDVVFEINGCRLLGCSLDCVLRIIATSTHRLQLTLWRPKEYHPDLDLAKTLLKVAQLLSCPICLREVALQPRQCRNGHVMCSRCAVRSPKGCCPMCRVFLGRPANNRLALPGARCLLAEKMVAVMRTDGDGINHKADANNDENKDRENSLRRDAAKRKSHHSDVNSGKSAGKLHLVTRLVRALR